In a single window of the Trypanosoma brucei brucei TREU927 chromosome 6, complete sequence genome:
- a CDS encoding ATP-dependent DEAD/H DNA helicase recQ, putative, with the protein MQNSYEEILFDDVASDNTPSEGEALTPVNVELVHDEKNNTEEEKEEEEYLMRVPFLAPRRASTFCNTPPSDHRNNSNGLTVCHVAHSVPQDENPVGLPANAAFPMNCIRKGVDEDDKSILQVTLERLFKETPRSNTSTIPICSYLLQSHLGVSSGEFREGQQEAVLAILQGESTLAVFPTGWGKTLCFQVPILVHRLLFQQKLMLWKQKQLENVSLPEYTAPCSRFGVVVSPLLSLMADQVERITKDGSLKAVILSSATSGARDKDLLESLSSPVCNIDLVFLSPEKIVRHRELRQVLKGQVHRIAFICIDEAHCVSQWAYDFRPSFLYVHRVLEDIVLGGDFSPPFLCLTATATPSVIDDLQSTFNIRRTVVVPYQRANLQLEAVSLLSENVTKDSPPTHSDLREKLLQTVLELPKPMLVYVQTRADADELAKFLSSKLGAAQNGKARKKGDKTRSLLFTSATHEKIQNGTVENITSGVEGRPLVIQSYHAALERHARTKCQNQFMHDRIDVLIATVAFGMGIDKPNIRSVVHASVPSSIESYVQETGRAGRDGKLSICRLLYNPYDFYALRSRLLSSLVSPTEMLSVVTHILSSPVTRFGDKLIVVSVSKISEELMMSEETVETVLFMMLTLESGVLTACHGTSPTGYRVIRWSTEINTTTSGKRKRDRDVQSGVGSALAQLEALDGVFETCRNNKRMESVVNAANALNMSLNDFNFRLDDLSASGFVSLQKLPTGYVITVGDRFVEVSSPTARQELATRLWSLYNNRLESLVKSLELTFAVLRCPTHDSVRAGLEWDPRRNLSSEFLLQKEGIPCWQAPRRSLTKVDAVMTLNDFVEKNRTRINGSYEAARALLGVLPKSLTSRGKYAGELPLALSWYVRSPHFGLLREFDLQLILKLLTPHNLDEKEET; encoded by the coding sequence ATGCAAAATAGTTATGAAGAGATTCTTTTCGACGATGTAGCTAGCGACAACACACCTTCTGAAGGGGAAGCCTTAACCCCTGTTAATGTGGAGCTCGTACACGATGAAAAGAATAAtacagaggaagagaaggaggaagaggagtatTTGATGCGTGTTCCGTTTTTGGCGCCACGTCGAGCATCAACTTTCTGCAACACTCCTCCTTCAGACCATAGAAATAACAGCAATGGACTCACAGTTTGTCATGTCGCTCATTCAGTGCCACAAGATGAGAACCCAGTTGGACTACCTGCCAATGCGGCTTTCCCCATGAATTGTATTCGAAAGGGTGTTGACGAGGACGACAAGAGCATTTTGCAGGTTACTTTAGAAAGACTGTTCAAGGAAACTCCACGTTCCAACACTTCGACAATACCCATTTGCAGCTACTTGTTACAGAGCCACTTGGGTGTGTCCTCGGGCGAGTTCCGTGAAGGACAACAAGAGGCTGTGCTTGCCATTTTGCAAGGGGAAAGCACTCTTGCTGTCTTTCCCACTGGCTGGGGAAAGACGCTCTGCTTTCAGGTGCCAATTCTTGTTCACAGACTGCTCTTTCAGCAGAAGCTCATGTTGTGGAAACAGAAGCAATTAGAAAATGTATCGTTACCGGAATATACGGCGCCGTGCTCCCGATTTGGTGTGGTCGTTTCTCCCTTGCTGTCGTTAATGGCCGATCAGGTTGAAAGGATTACGAAGGATGGCTCCTTGAAGGCAGTTATTCTTTCCTCAGCTACCTCGGGTGCACGTGATAAAGATCTCTTGGAAAGTTTGTCTTCCCCAGTGTGTAATATTGACTTGGTTTTTCTATCACCTGAAAAGATTGTACGTCACCGTGAGCTTCGGCAAGTACTGAAGGGTCAAGTTCACCGTATCGCATTCATATGCATTGATGAGGCCCATTGTGTTTCCCAATGGGCGTATGATTTTCGACCATCCTTCCTGTACGTTCATCGTGTGCTTGAAGATATAGTCTTGGGAGGAGATTTTTCTCCCCCATTTCTTTGTCTCACAGCAACGGCAACGCCATCAGTAATCGATGATTTGCAGTCGACATTCAATATTAGGCGAACAGTCGTTGTACCCTATCAGCGAGCAAACCTCCAATTGGAGGCAGTTTCTCTCCTGAGTGAAAACGTAACGAAGGACTCTCCTCCCACTCACAGTGATTTGCGGGAGAAGCTGTTGCAGACAGTGCTCGAGCTTCCAAAACCGATGCTTGTGTACGTACAAACTCGGGCCGACGCCGATGAACTGGCTAAATTTCTCTCGTCCAAGCTGGGGGCTGCACAAAATGGAAAAGcgaggaaaaagggggataAAACACGTTCTTTATTGTTTACCAGCGCCACTCATGAAAAGATACAAAACGGAACGGTGGAAAATATCACTTCTGGTGTTGAAGGGAGACCCCTCGTAATCCAAAGTTATCATGCAGCACTCGAACGGCATGCCCGAACAAAGTGCCAAAATCAGTTTATGCATGATCGGATTGACGTACTGATTGCGACTGTTGCGTTTGGAATGGGCATTGATAAGCCAAATATTCGTTCTGTGGTTCACGCGTCGGTGCCAAGCTCAATAGAAAGCTACGTCCAAGAAACTGGTCGCGCTGGACGTGATGGCAAATTATCCATTTGCAGACTTTTGTACAACCCATACGACTTTTATGCACTGCGCTCTCGCCTGCTTTCCTCCCTGGTGTCCCCCACGGAGATGCTGTCGGTTGTGACTCACATTCTCTCCAGCCCCGTTACTAGGTTTGGAGACAAACTTATCGTGGTGTCTGTGTCAAAGATTTCGGAAGAGCTAATGATGAGCGAAGAGACGGTGGAAACTGTTCTTTTCATGATGCTTACACTGGAAAGTGGAGTCTTGACCGCATGCCATGGAACGTCACCAACTGGTTATCGTGTCATCCGTTGGTCTACTGAAatcaacacaacaacaagtggAAAGCGCAAGCGGGATCGGGACGTTCAATCGGGTGTTGGCAGCGCATTGGCTCAGCTCGAGGCGTTAGATGGTGTTTTCGAGACGTGTCGAAACAACAAGCGAATGGAGAGCGTTGTGAATGCAGCGAATGCGTTGAATATGTCTCTCAATGATTTTAATTTTAGGCTTGATGACCTCTCCGCCTCGGGATTCGTGTCACTGCAGAAACTGCCGACAGGTTATGTCATAACAGTTGGGGATCGCTTCGTTGAGGTTTCTTCACCCACTGCTCGGCAAGAGCTAGCAACGCGCCTATGGTCGCTGTATAACAACCGCCTTGAGTCTCTCGTCAAATCTCTCGAATTGACATTTGCCGTGTTGCGGTGCCCAACGCATGATAGTGTGCGGGCAGGACTTGAATGGGATCCGAGACGCAACTTATCGTCTGAGTTTCTTttgcaaaaggaaggaattCCGTGCTGGCAGGCGCCGCGGCGTAGTTTGACCAAAGTGGATGCTGTAATGACATTAAATGACTTTGTGGAGAAGAACCGCACGCGAATTAACGGTTCTTATGAGGCCGCTCGGGCATTACTTGGCGTTCTG